The following proteins come from a genomic window of Trifolium pratense cultivar HEN17-A07 linkage group LG4, ARS_RC_1.1, whole genome shotgun sequence:
- the LOC123921003 gene encoding probable hexokinase-like 2 protein encodes MKKEVVVIVSTSLVVVAVGALIQRWKKWKEQQLRQTKNMIRKFARECATPVTKLWHIADDMVSSMEASLASSKNQTTNSTLNMIISDVTSLPNGDEEGFFYGVNLQGRNMLMLCARLGGKSKPISGLHREEIPVPNIVLTGSSQEKIDFVATEIAKFVSAHALAENEEDAHTKKKKLGFTLSYPIDKSMPFTTTTFQQKNTKDPVRKGLMKDLSRALKKHGKKMHVFALVDDTIGGLAGGRYYNKDNVAAITLGMSTNAAYVEPAQESNSNELIISMEWGNFRSSHLPLTPFDTSLDAESSNPGSGIFEKLISGMYLGEIVRRVLLKMAQETALFGSNVPPKLLTPYSLRSPDMAAMHQDTSEDREVVSEKLNEVFGITSSSPMAREFVAEVCDIVTERGARLAGAGIVSIIKKLGRIENKKSVVIVEGGLYEHYRIFRNYLHSSVWEMLGNDLSDNVIIEHSHGGSGTGALFLAAAATYTHKNSSDSS; translated from the exons ATGAAGAAGGAAGTGGTGGTGATTGTAAGCACAAGTCTTGTTGTAGTAGCAGTGGGTGCACTAATTCAGagatggaagaaatggaaagaaCAACAATTGagacaaacaaaaaacatgatTCGAAAATTTGCAAGGGAATGTGCCACCCCAGTTACAAAACTTTGGCATATTGCAGATGATATGGTTTCTAGCATGGAAGCATCTCTTGCTTCCTCAAAAAATCAAACAACTAATTCAACTCTTAATATGATCATTTCTGATGTTACATCCCTTCCTAACGG AGATGAAGAAGGTTTTTTTTATGGAGTGAATTTGCAAGGCAGAAACATGTTAATGTTGTGTGCACGGCTTGGAGGAAAGAGTAAGCCTATCTCTGGTTTACATAGGGAAGAGATTCCTGTCCCCAATATTGTCTTGACTGGTTCATCTCAg gaaaaaattgattttgtagcTACAGAAATAGCAAAGTTTGTTTCAGCTCATGCTCTGGCAGAGAATGAGGAAGATGCACACaccaaaaagaagaaattggGCTTTACTCTATCATATCCAATAGACAAATCTATGCCTTTCACTACCACtacatttcaacaaaaaaacacCAAAGACCCA GTTCGCAAAGGATTGATGAAAGACCTGAGTCGAGCATTGAAGAAACACGGAAAGAAAATGCATGTTTTTGCACTG GTTGATGACACCATTGGAGGTTTGGCTGGAGGAAGATACTACAACAAGGACAATGTGGCTGCAATTACCCTTGGCATGAGCACAAATGCTGCTTATGTAGAACCAGCACAAGAAAGTAATTCAAATGAACTG ATAATCAGCATGGAGTGGGGAAACTTCAGATCCTCTCATCTTCCTTTAACACCGTTTGACACTAGTTTAGATGCTGAAAGCTCAAACCCAGGAAGCGGG ATTTTTGAAAAGCTGATTTCAGGAATGTATTTAGGAGAAATTGTTAGACGTGTATTGTTGAAGATGGCCCAAGAAACAGCCCTATTTGGAAGCAATGTGCCTCCAAAATTGTTGACCCCATACTCACTAAG GTCTCCAGATATGGCTGCAATGCATCAAGATACATCAGAGGATCGTGAAGTAGTATCTGAGAAACTCAACGAGGTCTTCGGG ATCACTAGCAGCAGTCCAATGGCACGCGAATTCGTAGCCGAGGTTTGTGACATAGTAACAGAGCGCGGCGCTCGTTTAGCCGGAGCTGGAATTGTATCCATAATCAAGAAGCTGGGgagaattgaaaataaaaaaagtgtgGTGATAGTAGAAGGTGGACTTTATGAACATTACCGTATATTCAGAAATTATCTTCATAGTAGTGTGTGGGAAATGCTTGGTAATGATCTTTCAGATAATGTTATCATTGAACATTCTCATGGTGGCTCTGGAACTGGTGCTCTGTTtcttgctgctgctgctacttaCACTCACAAAAATTCTTCGGACTCTTCTTGA
- the LOC123921001 gene encoding transcription factor bHLH19-like, with the protein MIQISSTNYMPQLLGMEDALFNDHDYPMDSFAFEYDDMAYFKSFSESPPESSYSSPNNNHKRFHSQSTQNSSFPIHSSPDQSVASATPPTKLLKASPKIISFDHSDTSSARQFYDVDAKVKKPKAEIEYGENLNFAALISQGENKVANRNPIQARDHVMAERKRREKLSQRFIALSSILPGLKKMDKATILEDAISHLKALNERVKNLEEQVADKKVESAVFVKRSIIFADDDSSSCDENSDQSLPKIEARVSGKDMLIRIHCNKNTGRTATTILNELEKHHLTVQSSSILPFGNNYLDITIIAQMNKEYCLTIKELIRSISHVLRKLI; encoded by the exons ATGATTCAAATTTCATCAACCAACTACATGCCTCAATTACTT GGAATGGAGGATGCTTTGTTTAATGATCATGATTACCCAATGGATTCATTTGCATTCGAATATGATGATATGGCATATTTCAAGTCTTTCTCAGAATCACCACCAGAGAGTTCTTATTCCTCTCCGAATAACAATCATAAACGCTTTCATTCCCAAAGCACGCAAAACAGCTCTTTCCCGATTCATAGTAGTCCTGATCAATCTGTTGCTTCAGCAACACCGCCAACTAAACTACTCAAAGCTTCTCCCAAAATCATTTCATTTGACCACTCCGATACATCTTCTGCTCGACAATTCTATGACGTGGATGCAAAGGTTAAGAAGCCTAAAGCCGAGATTGAGTATGGTGAAAACTTAAATTTTGCAGCTTTGATTTCTCAAGGTGAAAACAAGGTCGCGAATAGAAACCCAATCCAAGCTCGAGATCATGTAATGGCCGAAAGAAAACGAAGGGAAAAGCTTAGCCAGAGGTTCATTGCTCTTTCCTCCATTCTTCCTGGACTCAAAAAG ATGGACAAGGCAACTATATTGGAAGATGCAATAAGTCATTTGAAAGCACTAAATGAAAGAGTGAAGAATTTAGAGGAACAAGTAGCCGATAAAAAAGTCGAATCCGCAGTTTTTGTGAAGAGATCTATCATCTTTGCCGATGATGATAGCTCCTCATGCGACGAGAACTCAGATCAATCGCTCCCGAAAATCGAAGCAAGAGTTTCTGGAAAAGACATGCTCATCAGAATCCACTGCAACAAAAACACCGGCCGAACCGCAACCACAATACTCAACGAACTCGAAAAGCACCATCTCACCGTTCAAAGTAGTTCTATTTTGCCATTTGGAAATAATTATCTTGACATAACCATTATTGCTCAg ATGAACAAAGAATATTGCTTGACAATAAAGGAACTCATAAGAAGCATAAGTCATGTTTTGAGGAAGCTCATTTGA